From the Malus domestica chromosome 17, GDT2T_hap1 genome, one window contains:
- the LOC139193360 gene encoding uncharacterized protein, with the protein MSSFVGDKSQTKGILHLEVNIAGRNHMTVFIIVDSKTEYNVLLGRDWIHQTNCIPSSLYQVLIFWDGKSVMVHPADNQPFETNMIQARYYDDHVGYITLQGFNEDGRSTRISVQKAIEVGAETIHQDSARLGLANLIPTTDDYVEGERSQAAISSTMERLLAHWFIRTTRYIEWLANIVPVLKKNGVLCICIDFHNLNLAMLKDKYPMPISDLLIDVAAHHKILSVMDGHACYNHIVIAEADVHKTTFRCPRALGTYE; encoded by the exons ATGAGCAGCTTCGTCGGTGACAAGTCTCAAACCAAAGGAATACTTCATTTGGAGGTGAACATTGCAGGTCGCAATCACATGACCGTATTTATTATCGTCGACTCCAAGACCGAGTATAATGTTTTGCTCGGCagggattggattcatcaaacgaaTTGTATCCCTTCTTCTTTATACCAAGTTCTCATTTTTTGGGACGGGAAATCGGTCATGGTTCACCCAGCCGATAATCAGCCATTTGAAACCAATATGATTCAGGCCCGTTATTATGATGAtcacgtcggctacattaccctACAGGGTTTTAATGAAGATGGACGGTCGACTCGAATCTCAGTCCAGAAAGCCATCGAGGTAGGTGCCGAGACTATCCATCAGGATTCGGCAAGACTCGGCTTGGCCAACTTGATCCCTACCACTGATGATTACGTCGAAGGCGAGAGGAGTCAGGCCGCGATTTCATCCACGATGGAACGTCttctggcccattg GTTTATACGGACCACTCGATACATCGAGTGGCTGGCCAATATCGTCCCAGtgctaaagaaaaatggtgtCTTATGCATCTGTATCGATTTTCATAATCTGAACCTGGCAATGCTTAAAGATAAGTACCCGATGCCGATCTCCGACTTGCTAATTGATGTTGCAGCACATCACAAGATCCTATCCGTAATGGATGGGCATGCCTGTTATAACCACATTGTCATCGCCGAAGCTGATGTTCATAAGACTACATTTCGGTGTCCCAGGGCACTCGGCACATACGAATAG